From one Synechocystis sp. PCC 6803 substr. PCC-P genomic stretch:
- the recG gene encoding ATP-dependent DNA helicase RecG: protein MQCSLVEVSVSVDWPRLQKALTVEVERGFQNLQGKQHRFGDFLCLSFGSPPPPGSSPGDRQKWREFAQRFAQYDQLEEAERKSLVASTRRFLHQLRRSLESPPRDSVPKKDLLAQVNRPQVSEPRYPKSGQIELHTPLATVVSQSQHQTKLLKNLGLATVEDLLFYFPRDYLDYAQQVTIAELTAGETVTIVGRVVNCTCFTSPKNQNLNILQIQLRDQTGRIKLSRFYAGKRFAHRGWQEKIKKLYPPQAVVAASGLVKSSKFGLTLDNPEIEVLDRHSPSIDSFKVGRVLPVYPLTEGITADFLRKLVLACQTAIAKLSDPLPQEIREKYELIDLQTAIAQIHFPENTEKLSLARRRLVFDEFFYLQLGFLQRRYEQKQQQQSAIFTPHGELLEKFSDLLPFRLTQAQQRVVNEILQDLNKPSPMNRLVQGDVGSGKTVVGVFAILAALQGGYQAALMAPTEVLAEQHYQKLVSWFNLLYLPVELLTGSTKTAKRREIHAQLSTGQLPLLVGTHALIQETVNFQRLGLVVIDEQHRFGVQQRAKLLAKGNAPHVLSMTATPIPRTLALTLHGDLEVSQIDELPPGRQPIHTSVITAKERPQMYELIRREVAQGRQVYIIFPAIEESEKLDIKAAVEEHKYLTEKIFPNFNIGLLHGRLKSAEKEAALTAFREKQTEIIVSTTVIEVGVDVPNATVMVIENAERFGLSQLHQLRGRVGRGSHQSYCLLVTNSKSNDARQRLGVMEQSQDGFFIAEMDLRLRGPGEFLGTKQSGLPDFALASLVEDQEVLLLAREAAETMMVEDPNLEAHPDLKIKLVQRYEKLLGGEILT from the coding sequence GTGCAATGTAGCTTGGTTGAGGTGTCTGTGTCCGTTGATTGGCCTCGTTTACAAAAGGCTTTGACCGTGGAAGTGGAGCGGGGTTTTCAGAATTTGCAGGGTAAACAGCACCGCTTTGGCGACTTCCTCTGTTTAAGTTTTGGCAGTCCTCCCCCCCCTGGTAGTTCCCCCGGCGATCGCCAGAAATGGCGGGAGTTTGCCCAAAGATTTGCCCAGTATGACCAACTGGAGGAAGCTGAAAGAAAAAGTTTGGTGGCCAGTACCCGTCGTTTTTTACATCAATTACGTCGCAGTTTGGAATCTCCTCCTAGGGATTCTGTACCAAAAAAGGATTTACTAGCCCAGGTTAATCGTCCCCAAGTTTCCGAACCCCGTTATCCTAAATCGGGTCAAATTGAACTCCATACCCCTTTAGCAACGGTAGTTTCCCAGAGTCAACATCAAACTAAACTGCTCAAAAACTTGGGTTTAGCAACGGTGGAAGATTTGTTGTTCTATTTCCCCAGGGATTATTTGGACTATGCCCAACAGGTAACTATTGCTGAATTAACAGCGGGGGAAACGGTAACCATTGTGGGGCGGGTGGTAAATTGCACTTGCTTTACCAGTCCCAAAAATCAGAATTTAAATATTTTGCAAATCCAGTTGCGGGATCAAACAGGGCGGATCAAACTATCCCGTTTTTATGCCGGTAAACGGTTTGCCCATCGGGGTTGGCAAGAGAAAATCAAAAAACTTTACCCTCCCCAGGCAGTGGTGGCGGCCTCTGGCTTGGTGAAATCTAGTAAATTTGGTCTGACTCTGGATAATCCGGAAATTGAGGTGCTAGATCGCCATAGTCCCAGCATTGACTCTTTCAAAGTGGGTCGGGTGCTGCCCGTTTACCCCCTCACTGAAGGCATAACAGCGGATTTTTTACGGAAATTAGTTCTAGCCTGTCAAACGGCGATCGCCAAGTTGTCTGATCCTCTGCCCCAAGAGATTAGGGAAAAATATGAATTAATTGATTTGCAAACCGCCATTGCCCAAATTCACTTCCCTGAGAATACGGAAAAGTTAAGTTTAGCCAGGAGAAGATTAGTATTTGATGAATTTTTCTATTTACAGTTAGGATTTTTGCAAAGACGTTACGAACAAAAACAGCAGCAACAAAGCGCTATTTTTACTCCCCATGGCGAATTATTAGAAAAATTTAGTGACTTATTGCCCTTCCGGTTAACCCAAGCTCAACAACGGGTAGTAAATGAAATTTTGCAAGACTTAAATAAACCAAGTCCTATGAATCGTCTAGTACAAGGGGATGTGGGATCCGGGAAAACGGTGGTGGGGGTTTTTGCAATTTTAGCCGCTCTCCAGGGAGGTTACCAAGCGGCTCTAATGGCCCCTACGGAAGTGTTAGCAGAACAGCATTATCAAAAATTAGTAAGTTGGTTTAATTTGCTTTATTTGCCAGTGGAATTGTTAACGGGGTCCACTAAAACTGCCAAAAGAAGGGAAATTCATGCCCAATTATCTACGGGTCAATTACCGTTACTAGTGGGAACTCATGCCCTAATTCAAGAAACAGTTAACTTTCAACGGTTGGGTTTAGTGGTTATTGATGAACAACATCGTTTTGGGGTACAACAGCGGGCTAAGCTTTTGGCCAAAGGTAATGCGCCCCATGTTTTAAGCATGACCGCCACTCCCATTCCCCGCACCCTTGCTTTAACCCTCCATGGGGACCTAGAAGTGAGCCAAATTGACGAATTGCCCCCCGGCCGTCAGCCCATTCACACCAGTGTCATCACTGCCAAGGAAAGGCCACAAATGTACGAACTGATTCGGCGGGAAGTGGCCCAGGGTCGTCAAGTCTACATCATTTTTCCGGCGATCGAAGAATCGGAAAAATTAGACATTAAAGCAGCAGTGGAAGAGCATAAGTATTTAACTGAAAAAATCTTTCCCAACTTTAATATCGGCCTGTTACATGGCCGATTAAAAAGTGCTGAAAAAGAGGCCGCTCTAACAGCTTTTCGAGAAAAGCAAACAGAAATTATTGTTTCCACTACCGTGATCGAAGTGGGGGTCGATGTTCCCAATGCCACAGTGATGGTGATTGAAAATGCAGAGCGTTTTGGTCTTTCCCAACTGCATCAATTGCGAGGGCGAGTCGGTCGAGGTAGTCACCAGTCCTATTGCTTATTGGTCACCAACAGTAAAAGTAATGATGCCCGGCAAAGATTGGGAGTAATGGAACAGTCCCAAGATGGTTTCTTTATTGCAGAAATGGATTTACGTTTGCGGGGCCCAGGGGAATTTTTAGGCACTAAACAATCAGGATTACCGGATTTTGCTTTGGCTAGTTTGGTGGAAGATCAAGAGGTTCTATTGTTGGCGAGGGAAGCAGCGGAAACCATGATGGTAGAGGATCCTAATTTAGAGGCGCATCCTGATTTAAAAATAAAATTAGTCCAAAGATATGAAAAGTTATTAGGGGGAGAAATATTGACCTAA
- the sppA gene encoding signal peptide peptidase SppA, whose product MIWPFKTSTRKKIARIEVTGAIASGTRKAVLKALKTVEEKKYPALLVRIDSPGGTVVDSQEIYTKLKQLSEKIKVVASFGNISASGGVYIAMGCPHIMANSGTITGSIGVILRGNNLERLLEKVGVSFKVIKSGPYKDILSFDRELLPEEQSILQALIDDSYGQFVSTVAAGRNLAVEKVKEFADGRIFTGQQALELGLVDRLGTEEDARQWAATLAGLDPDKVELDTIEDPKPLVRRLTGGDSQLQTMADNLGLTESLKWCEFELSTSGQPLWLYR is encoded by the coding sequence ATGATTTGGCCCTTCAAAACCAGCACCCGTAAAAAGATTGCCCGCATTGAAGTGACCGGGGCGATCGCCAGTGGAACCCGCAAAGCAGTATTGAAGGCTCTAAAGACGGTGGAAGAAAAAAAATATCCCGCCCTATTGGTCCGCATCGATTCCCCTGGGGGCACAGTGGTGGATTCCCAGGAAATTTACACTAAATTGAAGCAATTAAGCGAAAAGATCAAAGTTGTGGCCAGTTTTGGTAACATTTCTGCTTCTGGAGGTGTGTACATTGCCATGGGTTGTCCCCACATCATGGCGAACTCTGGCACCATCACCGGCAGTATTGGCGTAATTTTACGGGGCAATAACCTGGAAAGATTACTAGAGAAAGTGGGAGTTTCTTTTAAAGTGATTAAATCCGGGCCCTACAAAGACATTTTGTCCTTTGACCGGGAATTGCTGCCGGAGGAACAGTCTATTTTGCAGGCTTTGATTGACGACAGCTACGGGCAATTTGTCTCCACGGTGGCGGCGGGGCGCAATTTGGCAGTGGAAAAAGTCAAAGAATTTGCCGACGGAAGAATTTTCACCGGGCAACAGGCTCTGGAATTGGGTTTAGTCGATCGCCTGGGCACGGAGGAAGATGCAAGGCAATGGGCCGCTACTTTGGCGGGCTTGGATCCAGACAAAGTAGAACTGGATACCATTGAAGACCCCAAACCTTTAGTCAGAAGACTCACCGGTGGTGATAGTCAACTACAGACCATGGCCGATAACCTTGGTTTGACGGAAAGCCTAAAATGGTGCGAGTTTGAGCTTTCCACCAGTGGTCAACCCCTCTGGCTTTATCGATGA
- a CDS encoding transglycosylase domain-containing protein → MFKSFSRKLKRSTVNFLHQLANTLEVEEEVKSSAIEEKTLPVAQVAQHLESEAQNSVDGDDGLIFPGDGDAAELEPGYGRGREMVTAINIQNVQHHSSANGAAAAEQNKSNGNGSEPGASTVTAEQVTSVPLSSADNTLERGSRRRRRRKRGKHKQSAPKTPLALVTGLKNVGRSVSQLTQQPRFWLVFGFGLGAGMGTSALAWGFYQLETMTQVAIADVVTYAPRGTMTIKAANGAILQEIGNVSHDKVTMGEIPPLVEQAFVASEDSRFREHRGIDLQGIMRASLSNVQSGGVMQGGSTITQQLARLVFLTQDRTLARKLKEVRLAQKIETALPKDQILERYLNLIYLGSGAYGVADAAHAYFSKTPEELTLGEAATLAGVVPAPSVYSPRQNLELATRRRNEVLNRMAEVGFITPAEAQAAIAEPLVINPSPLKRFNREAEFFADYILDELRAKLPEEELQQGGLTVNTTLNQQWQEEAQTVLSDAVKRYGRWQRFSEGAMVAMDPRTGAIKMMVGGKDYDASQFNRVTQAKRQPGSTFKPILYGAAIASGISPNKSYLNVPIDIGGYQPANYGDRYTGGNMSLTDALTSSVNVVAVRLLLDVGWNPVINLARQMGITSKLEPTYSLALGAWEMTPLEMTSAYGTFANKGTHVQPYAIQNVVNAQGEVVYKAEHKQTQALDPESNAILTSMMRRVVTSGTGRPAQLGDRQVAGKTGTSDEAKDLWFIGYIPQLVTGVWLGNDNSRPTNGASTTAAMVWGQFMRDATKGMPVQSFPALPKNLDQRKPSIKAEPIKRRVKTLAPPSSPETDGQNTTERPRRHRRTQTDAARPSNIQTARTSAPASAPSAPPRAVSAPAPVAAPAAAPADANAGLPAPPAARKSE, encoded by the coding sequence GTGTTTAAATCCTTCTCCCGCAAACTTAAGCGCTCTACCGTCAACTTTCTCCACCAGTTAGCGAACACATTGGAAGTGGAGGAAGAGGTTAAATCTTCGGCGATCGAGGAAAAGACTCTCCCCGTTGCACAGGTTGCACAACATCTTGAGTCTGAAGCGCAAAATTCTGTCGATGGCGATGATGGGTTAATTTTCCCTGGGGATGGCGATGCCGCCGAACTGGAACCGGGTTATGGCAGGGGCAGGGAAATGGTTACAGCCATTAATATTCAAAACGTTCAACACCATAGCTCAGCCAATGGAGCAGCAGCAGCGGAGCAAAACAAAAGCAATGGTAATGGTAGTGAACCTGGGGCATCTACCGTCACTGCTGAGCAAGTTACGTCCGTTCCCCTATCCTCTGCCGACAATACATTGGAGAGGGGGAGCCGCCGCCGTCGCCGCCGCAAAAGGGGTAAACATAAACAGTCTGCGCCCAAAACGCCCCTTGCTTTGGTCACCGGACTAAAAAACGTTGGGCGATCGGTTTCCCAATTAACTCAACAGCCTCGATTTTGGTTGGTATTTGGTTTTGGCTTGGGGGCCGGCATGGGAACTTCCGCTTTGGCCTGGGGCTTTTACCAGTTGGAAACCATGACCCAGGTGGCGATCGCCGATGTGGTCACCTATGCCCCTAGGGGAACCATGACCATCAAGGCGGCCAATGGGGCCATTCTCCAGGAAATTGGTAATGTCAGCCACGATAAAGTCACCATGGGGGAAATTCCGCCCCTAGTGGAGCAGGCATTCGTTGCCAGTGAAGATAGTCGCTTCCGGGAACACCGGGGCATTGATCTCCAGGGCATTATGCGGGCGTCCCTGTCCAATGTGCAATCCGGGGGCGTAATGCAAGGAGGCAGTACCATTACCCAACAGTTAGCCCGCCTCGTGTTTCTTACCCAAGACCGCACCCTAGCCAGGAAATTGAAGGAGGTGCGATTGGCTCAAAAAATTGAGACTGCCTTACCCAAAGATCAAATTTTGGAACGCTATCTAAACTTGATCTATCTGGGCTCTGGGGCCTACGGGGTAGCAGATGCGGCCCATGCCTATTTCAGCAAGACTCCGGAAGAGTTGACCCTAGGGGAGGCGGCCACTTTAGCGGGAGTAGTACCAGCCCCCAGTGTTTATTCCCCCCGACAAAATTTGGAGCTAGCTACCCGTCGCCGTAATGAAGTGTTGAACCGCATGGCAGAAGTGGGTTTTATTACCCCCGCAGAGGCCCAGGCGGCGATCGCCGAACCCTTAGTAATCAACCCCAGTCCCCTGAAGCGCTTTAACCGGGAGGCGGAATTTTTTGCTGACTATATTTTGGATGAGTTGCGGGCCAAATTACCGGAAGAAGAACTGCAACAGGGGGGATTAACTGTGAACACTACCCTCAATCAACAATGGCAAGAGGAAGCCCAAACTGTTCTCAGCGATGCGGTGAAAAGATACGGCCGTTGGCAGCGGTTTTCTGAAGGGGCCATGGTGGCCATGGATCCCCGCACCGGGGCCATCAAAATGATGGTGGGTGGCAAAGACTACGATGCCAGTCAGTTTAACCGAGTGACCCAAGCCAAACGACAACCAGGATCAACTTTTAAACCCATTCTGTACGGAGCGGCGATCGCCTCCGGCATTTCCCCCAACAAAAGTTACCTTAATGTGCCCATTGACATTGGCGGCTACCAACCGGCCAACTATGGCGATCGCTATACTGGCGGCAACATGTCCCTGACGGATGCTCTCACCAGTTCTGTCAATGTGGTGGCGGTGCGCTTACTGCTGGATGTGGGCTGGAATCCAGTCATCAATTTGGCCCGACAAATGGGGATTACTTCCAAGCTGGAACCTACCTATTCCCTCGCTTTAGGCGCTTGGGAAATGACCCCGTTGGAAATGACCAGTGCCTACGGTACCTTTGCCAATAAGGGTACCCATGTGCAACCCTACGCCATCCAAAATGTGGTCAACGCTCAAGGGGAAGTGGTGTACAAGGCAGAACATAAACAAACCCAAGCCCTAGATCCCGAAAGCAATGCCATCCTCACTTCCATGATGCGTCGGGTCGTCACTTCCGGTACTGGTCGCCCCGCTCAATTAGGCGATCGCCAAGTAGCAGGAAAAACCGGTACATCGGATGAAGCAAAGGATCTTTGGTTTATTGGTTATATTCCCCAACTGGTCACCGGGGTGTGGTTAGGCAACGACAATAGTCGCCCCACCAATGGAGCCAGCACCACCGCCGCCATGGTTTGGGGACAATTTATGCGGGACGCCACCAAGGGGATGCCGGTGCAATCCTTCCCTGCCCTGCCCAAAAATCTCGACCAACGTAAACCCAGCATTAAAGCCGAACCCATTAAGCGTCGGGTCAAAACCCTTGCTCCTCCTAGCTCACCGGAAACAGACGGTCAGAACACCACTGAGCGACCCCGCCGTCATCGCCGTACCCAGACCGATGCCGCCCGCCCCAGTAATATCCAAACTGCTAGGACTAGTGCTCCAGCTTCTGCACCCTCAGCTCCCCCTAGGGCAGTCAGTGCTCCGGCCCCAGTTGCTGCTCCTGCAGCCGCCCCCGCCGATGCTAATGCCGGATTACCCGCTCCCCCTGCTGCCCGTAAATCTGAGTAA
- the guaA gene encoding glutamine-hydrolyzing GMP synthase — protein sequence MTTQIPVPPVVSDQALPDRISDRLKGQIIVILDFGSQYSELIARRIRETEVYSEVLSYRTTAQQLREIKPKGIILSGGPNSVYDQGAPECDPEIFQLGVPVLGVCYGMQLMVKQLGGRVERAKRGEYGKASLHIDDPTDLLTNVENDSTMWMSHGDSCVDLPTGFEILAHTDNTPCAAIADHQKALFGVQFHPEVVHSVGGIALIRNFVYHICHCEPTWTTAAFIEESIREVRSQVGDRRVLLALSGGVDSSTLAFLLHRAIGDNLTCMFIDQGFMRKGEPERLVELFDHQFHIPVQYVNARDRFLKQLEGVTDPEEKRRLIGHEFIQVFEEESNRLGPFDYLAQGTLYPDVIESADSNVDPKTGERVAVKIKSHHNVGGLPKNLRFKLVEPLRKLFKDEVRKLGRSIGLPEEIVRRHPFPGPGLAIRIIGEVTSERLNILRDADFIVRDEISKRGIYHDYWQAFAVLLPIRSVGVMGDKRTYAHPVVLRFITSEDGMTADWARVPYDILEAISNRIVNEVKGVNRVVYDITSKPPGTIEWE from the coding sequence GTGACTACCCAAATCCCCGTTCCCCCCGTTGTAAGCGACCAGGCTCTGCCGGACCGCATATCCGATCGCCTCAAGGGGCAGATCATCGTTATTTTAGACTTTGGCTCCCAGTATTCGGAACTAATTGCCCGACGCATCCGGGAAACTGAAGTTTATTCCGAAGTTTTGTCCTACCGCACCACGGCGCAACAGTTGCGGGAAATTAAGCCCAAAGGCATTATCCTTTCCGGTGGCCCCAATTCCGTTTACGACCAGGGGGCTCCCGAGTGTGACCCAGAAATTTTTCAGTTAGGCGTTCCTGTGTTGGGAGTCTGCTATGGCATGCAACTGATGGTTAAACAGTTGGGCGGCCGGGTGGAGCGGGCCAAGCGGGGGGAATATGGCAAAGCGAGTCTGCACATCGACGACCCCACTGATTTGCTCACCAATGTAGAAAACGACAGTACCATGTGGATGAGCCATGGGGATTCCTGTGTGGATCTGCCGACGGGCTTTGAAATCCTCGCCCACACGGACAATACTCCCTGTGCAGCGATCGCCGATCATCAAAAGGCTTTGTTTGGGGTACAGTTTCACCCGGAAGTGGTGCATTCTGTGGGGGGCATTGCCCTCATCCGCAACTTTGTCTATCACATTTGCCACTGTGAACCCACTTGGACCACCGCCGCTTTCATTGAAGAATCCATTCGGGAAGTCCGTTCCCAAGTAGGTGATCGCCGAGTTTTATTAGCCCTTTCCGGTGGGGTAGACTCATCCACTTTGGCTTTTCTGCTCCATCGGGCGATCGGGGATAACCTCACCTGTATGTTCATTGACCAAGGTTTCATGCGTAAAGGGGAGCCGGAAAGGTTAGTGGAACTATTTGATCACCAGTTTCATATCCCGGTCCAATACGTCAACGCCCGCGACCGTTTCCTCAAGCAACTGGAAGGAGTAACGGACCCAGAGGAAAAACGTCGGCTGATTGGGCACGAATTTATCCAGGTATTTGAAGAAGAGTCCAACCGTCTTGGGCCCTTTGATTACTTGGCCCAGGGAACCCTTTATCCCGACGTAATCGAATCGGCTGATAGTAACGTGGACCCGAAAACCGGCGAACGGGTGGCGGTAAAAATTAAAAGTCACCACAACGTCGGAGGTTTACCCAAAAATCTCCGCTTTAAACTGGTGGAACCCCTCCGCAAACTATTCAAAGACGAAGTAAGAAAATTAGGTCGCTCCATTGGTTTACCAGAAGAAATTGTCCGTCGTCATCCTTTCCCTGGCCCTGGCCTAGCCATTCGTATCATTGGCGAAGTTACCTCAGAGCGGCTTAATATTTTGCGGGATGCGGACTTCATTGTGCGGGACGAAATTTCCAAACGGGGTATTTACCATGACTATTGGCAAGCTTTTGCTGTACTGTTACCCATCCGCAGCGTGGGGGTAATGGGGGACAAACGCACCTATGCTCACCCCGTTGTTCTACGCTTTATCACCAGTGAAGACGGTATGACCGCCGATTGGGCCCGGGTTCCCTACGATATTCTCGAAGCCATTTCCAACCGCATTGTCAACGAAGTTAAGGGGGTTAACCGGGTAGTTTATGACATCACGTCCAAGCCCCCTGGCACTATCGAGTGGGAATGA
- a CDS encoding DNA cytosine methyltransferase, with protein MARPIAIDLFAGCGGMSLGLEAAGFDIAAAVEFDAVHCLVHHHNFPYGVTICRDIALVSAGEILRKLNNKGYSSDIDLIAGGPPCQGFSLMGKRQLDDPRNSLVFEYVRMIRDLKPKYFLFENVPGMRSGQHKKFLEELVREFETIGYHIEKPILVLDASLYGAPQKRKRLIILGSRKDVKPVTYPLPLYFDVAELKQSNCSEKSVSNIAYKPPFTCGEAIDDLVDHTPYAVGEDQGIPSELLDYSALRKSYAIHANGAFSLCHKRQVNNLVYGHIGSQHTEKSMKRFADTVPGTVERTSRFLRLSKTGLCNTLRAGTASDKGAYTAPRPIHYALPRCITVREAARLHTYPDWFQFHNTIWHGFREIGNSVVPLLAKVLGEQVMAALNCSVEDLPVYELEPQDRTLLHYNLPQASRYLCAKSHS; from the coding sequence ATGGCCAGACCCATTGCCATCGACTTGTTTGCGGGCTGTGGTGGCATGTCCTTGGGTTTAGAAGCCGCTGGATTTGATATTGCCGCCGCGGTGGAATTTGATGCAGTGCATTGTTTGGTCCATCATCATAATTTTCCCTATGGTGTTACTATCTGTCGGGATATTGCTCTGGTAAGTGCGGGCGAAATTCTAAGAAAGTTAAATAATAAAGGTTATTCAAGCGATATAGACCTGATTGCTGGAGGCCCTCCCTGTCAAGGCTTTTCCCTCATGGGTAAAAGGCAGTTGGATGATCCTCGTAACTCCTTGGTGTTTGAATATGTGCGAATGATTCGGGATCTCAAACCCAAATATTTTTTATTTGAAAATGTTCCCGGTATGCGATCGGGGCAACATAAAAAATTTTTAGAGGAATTAGTTAGGGAATTTGAAACCATTGGTTACCACATCGAAAAACCAATTTTAGTGCTAGATGCGTCCCTCTATGGTGCTCCCCAAAAACGAAAAAGGTTGATTATTCTCGGCTCCAGAAAAGATGTCAAGCCTGTCACCTATCCCCTTCCACTCTATTTTGACGTTGCTGAATTAAAACAAAGTAATTGTTCTGAAAAATCAGTTTCTAACATAGCTTATAAACCGCCATTTACCTGTGGAGAAGCCATTGATGATCTAGTTGACCATACACCCTATGCAGTAGGAGAAGACCAAGGTATTCCATCAGAATTATTGGATTATTCAGCCCTGAGAAAAAGTTATGCCATCCATGCAAATGGAGCATTTTCCCTCTGCCATAAGCGCCAAGTTAATAATTTAGTTTATGGCCATATTGGTTCTCAACATACTGAAAAATCAATGAAAAGATTTGCGGATACTGTCCCTGGAACGGTGGAAAGAACCAGTCGCTTTCTGCGGCTATCAAAAACTGGTTTATGTAATACCCTGAGGGCCGGCACTGCTAGTGATAAGGGTGCTTATACCGCCCCTAGGCCAATACACTACGCCTTACCTAGATGTATAACTGTGAGAGAAGCGGCCAGACTCCATACCTATCCGGATTGGTTTCAGTTCCACAACACCATCTGGCACGGCTTTCGGGAAATTGGTAACTCCGTCGTACCTTTGCTGGCTAAGGTTTTGGGAGAACAGGTTATGGCCGCATTGAATTGTTCTGTTGAGGATTTGCCGGTTTATGAACTGGAGCCCCAAGACCGAACATTACTACATTACAATTTGCCCCAGGCTAGTCGATATTTATGTGCCAAATCCCATTCCTAA
- a CDS encoding undecaprenyl-diphosphate phosphatase: MSPRQLNFLSAFSLSVAIAVVYHQAWGIAVAQPILPSEAVETGVISNGISINLFQAFVLGFIQGATEFLPISSTAHLKAVPMALGWGDPGVAFTAVIQLGSIGAVFWYFWEDLTGIAKGIIKAVQTRQYDSLEFKLGLGIGLGTIPIVFFGLLMKLLVQDLDNSFFRSLSTIAIASIVMALLLALAEKLGTHRRPFEKLRWQDGLIMGTAQALALIPGVSRSGSTLTAGLFINLERAAAARFSFLLGIPAITIAGLVELKGLLDKNLSNDAILPLIVGTISSAVFSYLAIAWLIKFLQKRSTWIFVWYRLIFGVVILTALGMGFGT, from the coding sequence ATGTCCCCCCGCCAATTAAATTTTCTCAGTGCCTTTAGTCTCAGTGTGGCGATCGCCGTTGTTTATCATCAAGCTTGGGGGATTGCAGTGGCCCAGCCCATCCTTCCCAGCGAGGCAGTGGAGACGGGGGTAATATCTAATGGCATATCCATTAATCTGTTCCAAGCCTTTGTGTTGGGCTTTATTCAGGGGGCAACGGAATTTCTACCCATTAGTAGTACAGCCCATTTAAAAGCAGTGCCCATGGCTTTAGGTTGGGGCGATCCAGGGGTGGCGTTCACCGCCGTTATTCAATTGGGTAGCATTGGAGCCGTATTTTGGTACTTCTGGGAAGATTTAACCGGCATTGCTAAGGGCATTATCAAAGCTGTGCAAACTCGCCAATACGATTCCCTCGAATTTAAATTAGGTCTGGGTATTGGTTTGGGCACCATTCCCATTGTTTTCTTTGGACTATTAATGAAACTGTTAGTGCAAGACTTGGACAATTCCTTCTTCCGCAGTTTGAGCACCATTGCGATCGCCTCCATTGTCATGGCCCTATTGCTAGCCCTGGCAGAAAAATTGGGCACCCATCGCCGTCCCTTTGAAAAATTACGCTGGCAGGATGGGTTAATTATGGGCACCGCCCAAGCCCTAGCCCTGATTCCCGGAGTATCCCGTTCCGGCTCGACCTTAACTGCTGGTTTATTTATCAATCTAGAGCGGGCCGCCGCTGCCCGTTTTTCTTTTCTGCTGGGCATCCCGGCCATTACTATCGCTGGTCTAGTGGAATTAAAGGGTCTACTGGACAAAAATCTCAGTAACGATGCAATCCTCCCCCTCATTGTTGGCACCATTTCCTCTGCTGTTTTTTCCTATCTGGCGATCGCCTGGCTGATCAAATTTTTGCAAAAACGTAGCACCTGGATTTTTGTTTGGTACCGTCTAATTTTTGGAGTGGTAATTCTAACTGCTTTAGGAATGGGATTTGGCACATAA
- the cobU gene encoding bifunctional adenosylcobinamide kinase/adenosylcobinamide-phosphate guanylyltransferase — translation MAFPILVTGPSRSGKSEWAEHLAAQNHPSVIYIATGKENAADVDWQNRIQQHRDRRPSHWQTLCVDQNLTDTLETLPAGSCALVDSLGGWVANTLELSPEQWQTKQRELITFATQGQNTPITIIFVAEETGWGVIPVYALGRIFRDRLGALTRQLGGLCGQVYLVTGGYAVDLRRWGEPLPPPRD, via the coding sequence ATGGCTTTTCCTATCCTCGTCACCGGCCCCAGTCGTTCAGGTAAAAGTGAATGGGCCGAACATCTTGCAGCGCAAAACCATCCATCCGTTATCTACATTGCCACTGGCAAGGAAAATGCCGCGGACGTAGACTGGCAAAATCGCATTCAACAACATCGCGATCGCCGTCCGTCCCATTGGCAAACGTTATGCGTAGACCAGAATTTGACTGACACTCTAGAAACCCTACCGGCGGGAAGTTGTGCCTTAGTGGACTCCCTGGGAGGGTGGGTAGCCAATACCCTAGAGCTATCTCCAGAGCAATGGCAAACTAAACAAAGGGAATTGATCACTTTTGCGACACAGGGGCAAAATACTCCCATAACTATTATCTTTGTGGCCGAAGAAACGGGGTGGGGGGTGATTCCAGTCTATGCCTTAGGACGCATTTTTCGGGACCGTTTGGGCGCCCTCACTCGTCAACTGGGGGGACTTTGTGGTCAAGTTTACCTCGTGACCGGCGGTTATGCAGTGGATTTGCGCCGATGGGGAGAACCCCTACCGCCACCAAGGGATTGA